TATCCTTCCGACCATTTCCCGGTAGAAGCCATCATCCGTTTTAAATAAAAATGATTCCGACCTCCTAAAACGGATGGAGCTCATGCCATGCGCCGGAAAACAGTCCGAACCGCGAATATCGGGACATTTTAAACAATCAACACACTGCTCAAACACGACCTGTGGATCCAAACAGAAACTATCTGATTTGTGGAAAAGCGGCTGCACATCCTTCCCCGGAATTGCAGCCGGCGGTTTTTCCAAAATATGGCAACTGCTGTTTTTATCGAATTGATTTAGGAAATATACTCCATACAAAAAATACCCTAATTGGGGTATTTTTCACATATTAATAAAAAATATCTTTGACGTACAAAATTACAACCGCTTAAGTATGAGTGATCCCGCTGACGTTCAGAACAGAAGTTATACCTCGGTATCTTACCGGGTTCAGGAAAAACTGAACGGTACGGCAAACTTATCGGAGGTGGTTAAATCTGAGGCTGAATTAACAGAAAGCGACCATATCCTTGGTATCACGATGGAAATCATCCGGCAAAACAGCACTTCGAAAAAAAAGAAAATCACCTTATCCATAAAACTGGACCGGGACGAAGTGTTTGAGTACGTAAAAACGATCGATTTCTA
The sequence above is a segment of the Niabella agricola genome. Coding sequences within it:
- a CDS encoding helix-turn-helix transcriptional regulator, with protein sequence MSDPADVQNRSYTSVSYRVQEKLNGTANLSEVVKSEAELTESDHILGITMEIIRQNSTSKKKKITLSIKLDRDEVFEYVKTIDFYLKNQPMLSKYKKSIEQLSTREKEICGLLSKGHSSTEIGNLLFISTDTVRTHRKNIFRKLGCNSVKELIFYSMLL